The nucleotide window TTGCCCTTTCAAGTGCAGCTATGTATTTCCTGGTGTCAAGACTCATTAAACCGCTGAACAACATCAAGGTTTTAACAGCAAACATCGCAAAAGGTGACTTGTCACAAGATGAGATCATCGTTACGTCAAAAGATGAAATCGGATCACTAGCTATAAGTATTAATACAATGGCTGCCTCCCTTAGAACACTCGTTTCTCAGGTACAAACAAGTTCAAGGGAAGTTTCAAGTGAAACAGTTGGGTTATCCAATATAGCCTCAAGTTCGGTTGAAGCTATCAGGGAACTGACATCAGCTAACCAGCAAGCTGCCGCAAGCACACAAGAACAGAATGCCAACATCGAAGAAATGCAAGCAACATTGGAAGAAATCAATGCCGGTATCGAAGAGATAAACGCATCTGCTCAGCAGGCAAGCTTCATTGCTAAAAATTCAACGGTAACTTCCAAAGAAGGAACCGTAAGAATCGACGAGATGCTTGAAGGACTTGAAGCTGTAGATGAAAATACAAACCAGCTGGCTGATATTATTACTGTGCTTGAAAAACAATCAGACAAAATTACACAATTCGTCAAAATCATCAATACAATCTCTGATCAGACAAACCTGTTGGCATTGAACGCGGCCATTGAAGCTGCAAGGGCTGGTGAGCATGGGAAAGGTTTTGCGGTTGTCGCAAACGAAGTTCGGAAGCTTGCTGAGGAAAGCGCAAAATCAGCCTCCATTATCATTTCCATCGTTAACGAAAATATCCAGAACACTCGTACTGCCGTTGACTACATCACAAAAACAAGAGAAGCTGTACAATACAATAAAGACCTTTCTGCTAAGGCAAAAAATACACTTAATGAAATCTATGAAACGACATTGGAGATTGAAGACAACTCCAATAATATTGCAACTGCCATTGAACAGCAGGTCAGCGCATTTGAACAAATAACTAATTCTCTTGATACAGTCTCTCAAGCTTCCCAGCAGATTGCCGCAGGCACTGGACAGACGGACCAGTCCACACAAGAGCAGCTAAGAATCGCAGAGAATGTAAACGAGACGACAAAAATCCTCCAGCGGACAGCACTTGAGTTGGAAAAATTGACCGGGAATTTTAAATTATAGTTTTGTTAAGTACGTAACGTTTGGTTTTAATGGCAAGCTCTTTTCTCAAACTTTGTTGCTATTGACATCAACATAGAATGGAATGACCTATTTTTCTTCAAAAAAGAGAAAAGAGCCAGCAAAATTAATCTTGAACTTCAAACTGGCTATTTATTACGTTAAAACCGGCTTTAGGATTTTAACAACAATCTTTACGAAAACAGACTATTAGAAAAAAGGATGCCACCGCGGCATCCTTTTTTATCTTTTCCTGAATCCTTCTTCTTCTAAATATTGTTTGGCTTCATTGTATGAAAGGAATGTACCATCCAGATTAAGTCCAGCATATACATTCCACATTTCATCTTCATGAACAAGAATCAATGTGTGGTTTTCTGAATTAATCCAGCGTTCTTCTTCATTGTTCTCAATGATGGCTGATTCGATGGTGCTGTTGGGGGATAAGGACTCAATTGACTGTTCAATGATTGATTTTAGCTCATTCGAAGTAAAATCACGGATATTTACCATTCCCTTAGGATCCATGTCATAGCCTTCTAAAAATTCACCATAGACAAACCCATTTCCATTTGGGTGAAGGTGATAGACAACGTTTTTCTTGTCGTATACGCTCTCAGAATAATGAAAGTTTACACGGTCTAAAGAGACATCTTTTCGTTCAAGTTGAGGAAATGATTCAATAATTGCAAGTTTTTGTTCAAAAGTCAGCATAATTGCCTCCATATTAATAACAAATTTTTAGATTCTGTTCATTATAACATTTGACAGTCGAGTAACAAATAAATCTTGATCAAGCAAAACGTATGTTACAAAAATTGATTTAAGATATAATTAAGTTACGTAAGGAAGGAGTGATTTTATGAAAATGGTTAGTGCAATTAAATCTAAAAGCAAAATTATCACTATGAAGAGATTCCTCCAAACTCACTCGACCAGGGATTATTGTTTGTTTTTGCTCGGAATCAATACCGGAATCAAACTTCAGGAATTACTTAGTCTAAGAGTCCACGATGTATGCGATAAGCATGGAGAAATTGCAGACTTTCTTTCCTTTCCGCTCTATTTCAATCCTCCAGTTTACTTAAATTCCTCTATAAAGCGGTCCCTAAAAAAATATATAAATGAAAATTCTTTAATCGATACAGACTATCTTTTTAAGTCGAGAAAAACTTCTAACCCAATCACAAGACAACAAGCCTACAGGATTATCAATGCAGCAGCAAAAAATGCCGGAATTGATGAACCGGTAGGAATGACCACTCTCAGGAAAACATTTGGCTATCATGCTTACTCTCAGGGTGTAGCAATTTCACTCATCCAAAAAAGACTGCAGCATTCCTCGCCGTCAGAAACAAAGCATTTTATTGGAGTAGACCAGGAAACAGTCCCGGTTAAAATAAATATCAATCTATAAGGAGGAGTTTTTATTGCCTGAACACATTATTAGTACGGACTCATTCATCCTGCTTTTAGCTTTTTTATTCATTGTCGGGGTGTTGACTACGAGATTTTCAACAAGATTAGGCGTTCCCTCCCTCATCCTTTTTATCTTGGTTGGAATGGTCATGGGCAGTGATGTCCTGGGTATCATCTATTTTGACAATGCATCATTGACACAGAAAATCGGTGTAATTGCACTGATCATCATTTTGTTTGAAGGCGGCCTGCAGACAAATTGGAAGGATGTCAGGCCGGTGATTGTGCCTTCTTTATCATTGGCGACTATTGGAGTTTTAATTACCTCGGGTATTATCGCGGCGGCTGCTAAGATGATCCTGGGCCTCGACTGGCTTGAATCCATTTTATTCGGTGCGATAGTTGGTTCAACTGACGCGGCGGCTGTGTTCGCAGTCCTGAAAGACCATAATATCTCTCCAAAACTCGGATCCACCCTTGAAGCCGAATCGGGATCGAATGATCCGATGGCAGTATTTTTAACAGTCGCAATGATTGAACTGATTACCATGCCGGATACAAGTATCTTGACATTGATTGGTGATTTCTTTTTGCAAATGGGGCTTGGTTTGATACTGGGGATCATATTTGGAAAGATAGCTGTAAAAGCTTTGAATTCCATCAATCTGGATTCCAGTGGACTATATCCTGTATTTGCAACCGCTTTTGCATTGCTGACTTATGGCATTACAGCTTTCCTAAACGGCAGCGGGCTTTTGGCTGTATATATTGCAGCTATTCTGATCGGTAATGCGGAAATTGCCTACCGCCATTCTATATTCCGTTTTTCAGAAGGTTTTGCCTGGATGATGCAAATTTTGATGTTTGTCATCCTCGGACTTCTTGTATTTCCATCAGAACTTTTTACTCCTGCTATTTTAATTCAAGGAATTCTTATCTCATTGATTCTTATATTTATAGCAAGACCAGTTGCTGTGTTCATCTCAACGATTAAAATGAAGTACACCCAAAAAGAGCGGATTTTCCTTTCATGGGCAGGATTGAAAGGCGCTGTCCCTATAATCCTTGCCACCTTCCCATTGCTGGCAGGTATCGAGGACAGCCATCAGATCTTCAATGTTGTCTTCTTCGTCGTACTCACAAGCGCACTGATTCAGGGAGCTACCATACCAATGCTAGCCAATAAGCTGGGATTGAATGGACCTAAAAAAACGATTCCGATGCAGTCACTTGAGTTGATTTCATTAGGAAAAGCTGATGCAGAGATGATTGAATATGAAATGGAGAGCGAAAGTGCAATTGTCGGTAAAACCTTGATGGACATCCCCTTTCCAGAAGGGACACTGGTGAATGCGATCATCCGCCACGGCAAACTGATTGCACCTACTGGTAATACGGTCATCATGGCTGGAGACTTCCTTTACATTCTGTCCGGGCGAAAAAATAAGCCGAAACTGAAGAAACTGCTAAAGGAAAAAGCTCTATATTCACAAAATGCACTCGATCTGAAGTAAATAGCTGTTTTCGTCAATTTCAATGCTTTCAGAGCCTGGACCTGCCGAAAACAAATTAAAACCAGTGAGCAACCTCACTGGTTTTAATCATTTATCGTTTTAATTTTTCCAAGAACATATCCTGCATTTCTTTTAATATAAGTTTATATTGATAATTTTCAAGGATCGTTGCCTGCAATGTAGCTCCATTGACCATTGCCCAGAAGATATCCGCAAATTTCAAGGGATCTAGTTCTTTGTTGAATTCACCTGATGTTTGCCCTTCTTTAATGATTTCTATCAGTAATGAAACAAAGAAATCTTTATATCTTTCAGTCAACATTTCCTTCAACTTTGGATTCCGTGTCGAGTACAATCTGAACTCATAATGGACAATTGCATCACCCTTGTTCTCTTCCTCATTCGGATCGTTATTCAGATAGGCTTCAAACAAGTAGTTGAGCTTTTCCATTGCTGTCTTTCGCTCAGCTATCGCTTTTGCAAATGTATGTCCCGAGTCATTCGTCTGTCCTTCCATCAAAGCAAGATAGATATCATCCTTACTTTTGAAGTAATTATAGATTGCCCCTTTGCTCAGGCCAGAACGAGCGACAATATCATCAACAGTACATGATTCAAAACCCTTCTCAGCAAAACAACCATGAGCGCTCTGCAGTATTTCCTGACGCTTTTTTTCCTTATATTCCTCTGAAACTATTGGCGTCATATACATTACCTCATTCTTCTTCGTTGAATTATAATTTGTACACTTTGCTATACTTTTCTTCCAGATACTGAACCAGATATTCAGCATTCAGTTCTTCACCGGTGGCT belongs to Mesobacillus subterraneus and includes:
- a CDS encoding potassium/proton antiporter, encoding MPEHIISTDSFILLLAFLFIVGVLTTRFSTRLGVPSLILFILVGMVMGSDVLGIIYFDNASLTQKIGVIALIIILFEGGLQTNWKDVRPVIVPSLSLATIGVLITSGIIAAAAKMILGLDWLESILFGAIVGSTDAAAVFAVLKDHNISPKLGSTLEAESGSNDPMAVFLTVAMIELITMPDTSILTLIGDFFLQMGLGLILGIIFGKIAVKALNSINLDSSGLYPVFATAFALLTYGITAFLNGSGLLAVYIAAILIGNAEIAYRHSIFRFSEGFAWMMQILMFVILGLLVFPSELFTPAILIQGILISLILIFIARPVAVFISTIKMKYTQKERIFLSWAGLKGAVPIILATFPLLAGIEDSHQIFNVVFFVVLTSALIQGATIPMLANKLGLNGPKKTIPMQSLELISLGKADAEMIEYEMESESAIVGKTLMDIPFPEGTLVNAIIRHGKLIAPTGNTVIMAGDFLYILSGRKNKPKLKKLLKEKALYSQNALDLK
- a CDS encoding methyl-accepting chemotaxis protein produces the protein MLFKKKKKNMAMKAVTSKKSSKKKSNKNMSLKLKIVSLSIISMLLLALATTSYAQYTIRTSNMDSMEAELNTISSLLSDQVSAGKAKTIIANPSKNNPGVTSMQKQMDQILKENPLIHNLYLITKNGEKFVIPTMSSAMMSKDITYGSNYSGGKDFEKAALEAFEENKRTTTDIYKSQNGEKMTGFAPISDMTGTTIALYGVEFDVSQVNKKINAEVAGIWILSLIILALSSAAMYFLVSRLIKPLNNIKVLTANIAKGDLSQDEIIVTSKDEIGSLAISINTMAASLRTLVSQVQTSSREVSSETVGLSNIASSSVEAIRELTSANQQAAASTQEQNANIEEMQATLEEINAGIEEINASAQQASFIAKNSTVTSKEGTVRIDEMLEGLEAVDENTNQLADIITVLEKQSDKITQFVKIINTISDQTNLLALNAAIEAARAGEHGKGFAVVANEVRKLAEESAKSASIIISIVNENIQNTRTAVDYITKTREAVQYNKDLSAKAKNTLNEIYETTLEIEDNSNNIATAIEQQVSAFEQITNSLDTVSQASQQIAAGTGQTDQSTQEQLRIAENVNETTKILQRTALELEKLTGNFKL
- a CDS encoding tyrosine-type recombinase/integrase, with amino-acid sequence MKMVSAIKSKSKIITMKRFLQTHSTRDYCLFLLGINTGIKLQELLSLRVHDVCDKHGEIADFLSFPLYFNPPVYLNSSIKRSLKKYINENSLIDTDYLFKSRKTSNPITRQQAYRIINAAAKNAGIDEPVGMTTLRKTFGYHAYSQGVAISLIQKRLQHSSPSETKHFIGVDQETVPVKININL
- a CDS encoding TetR/AcrR family transcriptional regulator, with the translated sequence MTPIVSEEYKEKKRQEILQSAHGCFAEKGFESCTVDDIVARSGLSKGAIYNYFKSKDDIYLALMEGQTNDSGHTFAKAIAERKTAMEKLNYLFEAYLNNDPNEEENKGDAIVHYEFRLYSTRNPKLKEMLTERYKDFFVSLLIEIIKEGQTSGEFNKELDPLKFADIFWAMVNGATLQATILENYQYKLILKEMQDMFLEKLKR